In Montipora capricornis isolate CH-2021 chromosome 4, ASM3666992v2, whole genome shotgun sequence, the DNA window GCGCGCGCCTCTTACGATTGCCGATTGgtcagtttgaatttcaaaaccCTCAACTTGAAATTGCTCCAGTTCACTATCAAGGGCAAGCTACAGGTTTTCTTAAAGTGGAATAGCGGCCATGTTTGCATCAGCATGAGCGCCACCGCAAAGTAAATTTCTCACGCCGGTGCGGAAGCCTTGCATGCGCATGGCGTAGATGATGGGATTTACCAACGAGTTTGATATGAAACATGTTAGCGCGAACATTCGCAGGTGAAACTTTACAGGACTTTTCGGCGAAGTGAGATCAGGATGGAACAAATCCAGACATATATATGTTATAACAGGCAAGAGAGTGATCAGGGAAGCAACTGTaacagcaaacaaaatggcggatagcTGGCGCTCTCTCATGATAACTCCGTCGTCGAGGCGGTTCATTCGCGGGCCAAAACGAACCTtgatgaaaattgaagtgtagCAAATGCATACAACAAGAAGAACTAGTAAATAGTATGCAATATACAGAGCGGAATTTATCACTAAAGGGATGTTCCCGCGATCTTGAAATGGAGCTTCTCTAATAATAGCTATCAGCCAAATGATAGCTATAGTGACGTAGTAGACTCGTCTGCTCATGAATAGATGCCTGGAAGGACGGTATGTGGCATGCGCGCGTTCCAACGAGATGACAGCAAGATTTGCAAGCGAAGCAAAGGAGAAGATATGGAGAAATGCAAATTTGATCAGATCAGCCCAAGAACTGTCATCATAGGTGTACCCCCAGGAATCACAATGTTCACTGATTCGTTCAATCTGAAGGGGACCTGAAATAACCCCCGCCAAGAGATCAGTCATCGTAAGATTTCGGATAAAAATGTAAGCGCCTCGGCGCTGCATCTGGCGCTGTGTCATGAATACAGCCATGGTGATAAGATTGAGGACCACTATGACTACACATTCAGATATTAGCACAACGATCCACGGAATGCATTCTGATGAGGCGAGGAGTGAAGACACTTCGGTTTTGTTGGTCGCATTTCTGTTGTCACTACCAGACATAGTTCTTTACTGAAACCACCTGAAATAAAAACCAAAGTTATATTTGTCAGACAGAAAACCTCTGTCCCAcattcaaaagtattttcaacaaAGCTAGTTGAGTACAGATCTCGCCTAGTGCATTGCTGTCAAGTGGCACTTTGATATTTAGGTAGGTTGCTTTTCAGACGTAGAAATCTTATTCCTATAAATATCGATTGACGTGAATCTCCCCGAGatctttgtttaaaaagaaaaacgtcttAAGATGTAAGGTCAATATTGTTTTTATACCTGTGTACATTTGGAGTTATTTACACGCAACAAGGGGATATGTGATTTATTTGCCGAGGAAGCAAACGAGGTCAGTGAATCCTAGATTGCCTTATTTTAACCAGCTCATTTTTTTACATGAGTGGAATAATCAACTATGAGTAACATAATGAGATGTTCGGgactctttccttttttttttattgtatgaCTAATATAAGagagttttcagttttttttcaaagtcctAAAATCTTTAATTCCCAAAGCTTTGTAATTTTAACATGCAATAAGTATATCGTCTcctccctgctagcagagctcTCTTTGCATTTGCGTTCACTGGGCTGACAAGTTCGGGAAAAGAAATTTCTGCCATGGGTTGAAACTCTCTGTGATCCAACCgtcgtccacaaccttggacggcactcttcaaaacGCATGCTCCAAAATGTATTTGCAGTCTGTTTCTTGAGCCCACCGTGTCCCGCGTATGCATTTACAGACATTTCCCTGTTGTTTAGCAAGCCCACACAAAATGAAGTACCACGCGTGAGGATTCGGTGGCGAAGTTACCGCCGCGCATGcccaacacagtgagtttcgacccatggcagaagtctcttttcccgtacacTACAACGGAAAAAGAATGACCTGCTACACGCAGGGAATATTGTCTCTTTCACGTCTTGAACAatgaatttgacaaaaaaacaatttattgcAATCTTATTATACTTGTGTCACGTGATCAGTTTTATCCAATGAGAGCCCGCAAAAATTATTCGGTGGAATAATCCTGTGAGGGagtagtataataataataataataataataataataataataataataataataataataaggaaatctttgctgacatcacactgtttacattttgtttcgttAACATACGGGTTTGCTCACAAAAGGCGTcatactatttacaaattgtcttcaaaaggtaaaaatcTTCAATTGTCAGTCTttcagctttgataacgagTCAGTGTTCCTAGACATCCTTTAATAATATTATGTATGAACTGAAATTTCCTCTTTGTCTTCCTCGCATTATTCATAAATTTAAAACTGTCTTTTTACCATCGAACATGGATGAATATGAGGTGAGTGTGTTGCTGTACTTcgttactgttgttgttgtttgagacTTTGACCACTatgcaaaaatttaaaactgtCTTTTTACCGTCGAACATGGGTGAATATGAGATTAGTGTGTTGCTGTACTTcgttactgttgttgttgttgttgttgtttgagagTATAACAATGTTAATCATTTAGAGACACACCAGAAATGCAATAGAtctagaattttttaaaagtataATAAGATTgcaataagttttttttttttttttttttgtcaaattcatTTTCCAAGACGTGAAAGAGACAATATTCCCTGCTTGTAGCAgaggtcatttttttttccgttgtaGTGTACGGGAAAAGGGACCTCtaccatgggtcgaaactcactgtgttgggCATGCGCGGTGGTAACTtcgcgaccgaatcctcacgcgTGGTTCTTCATTTAGTAGTCTGGGAGCACATGTAATCCCGTGCGAATTTCGTGGAGCAAGCAAGCCACTAATCTAGATATCTTATTTGGACCCTAGATAATGCAAAAAAGTTTGGTGGCACTTTTGTAACTTGCACCAAGATCGATTACAAGGGGTTTTAAAAATGGCCTAAATCTgccagcatggaaacgaggctacatATGTTAATTGCTTATATCTTTCAACCATGTTAATGGAATCACACCAAATTCACTATGATCATATTTATTAATGTTTTAGTCAAATCTTTTATGTCTCTTGATGTTAAGAAAGGTCACGTGACGAGTTACCACGGAAACGAGACAACATTGATTAACTGCTCATGTCTTTTAACCACAGTAATGAAATCACACCAAAATCTTTTCAATTatgtttcttaatttttttttaattttctaatcAAACTTTAGTGTTATCTTGTGGTAAGAGGGTCACGTGACTAAGTCACCATGGAAACGAGGATAAAATCTATAGTGTGGGCTTACTAAACAACAGGGAAATATCTGTAAATGCATACGCGGGACACGGTGGGCTCAAGAAACAGACGGCAAATACATTTTGGAGCATGCgttttgaagagtgccgtccaaggttgtggacgacGGTTGGATCACAGTGAGTTtcaacccatggcagaggtctcttttcccgtacaaCGCAAATAAAGCAGCAGCTAGCAGGGAATATTGTCTCTTCCACGTCTTGGAAAatgaatttgacaaaaaaaacaacaacaatttattgCAATCTTATtatacttttaaaaaattctaga includes these proteins:
- the LOC138046899 gene encoding lysophosphatidic acid receptor 1-A-like, whose protein sequence is MSGSDNRNATNKTEVSSLLASSECIPWIVVLISECVVIVVLNLITMAVFMTQRQMQRRGAYIFIRNLTMTDLLAGVISGPLQIERISEHCDSWGYTYDDSSWADLIKFAFLHIFSFASLANLAVISLERAHATYRPSRHLFMSRRVYYVTIAIIWLIAIIREAPFQDRGNIPLVINSALYIAYYLLVLLVVCICYTSIFIKVRFGPRMNRLDDGVIMRERQLSAILFAVTVASLITLLPVITYICLDLFHPDLTSPKSPVKFHLRMFALTCFISNSLVNPIIYAMRMQGFRTGVRNLLCGGAHADANMAAIPL